The following are from one region of the Prochlorococcus marinus str. SB genome:
- a CDS encoding TIGR01548 family HAD-type hydrolase, translating into MKNVGLILFDIDGVIRSVENSYRLSLKKTVYKFTGWEPSYIDIDNAKNEGIWNNDWDLSLEFIKRFKKKENFNIEIPSKEEIVKCFEEFYFGGDPNEDSKYWSGLITNEELLVDKNFFDLLESNGLIWGFVSGAESASAKFVLEKRLGLKSPPLISMRDAPDKPDPKGFINLSKKLLGDKLGSSNIPIGYVGDTIADINTVMNAKKEIPSQKFISIGIAPPHLHSKSRLKERNAYEKNLQKAGAELILNSIYDLIDINFDLF; encoded by the coding sequence TTGAAAAATGTTGGTTTAATTTTATTTGACATAGATGGTGTAATAAGAAGCGTAGAGAATAGTTATAGACTTTCATTAAAAAAAACAGTCTACAAATTTACTGGATGGGAGCCAAGTTATATAGATATTGATAATGCCAAAAATGAAGGAATTTGGAATAATGACTGGGATTTAAGTTTAGAATTTATAAAAAGATTTAAAAAAAAAGAGAACTTTAATATTGAAATACCTTCAAAAGAGGAAATAGTTAAATGCTTTGAAGAATTCTACTTTGGAGGAGATCCAAATGAAGATAGCAAATATTGGTCTGGATTAATAACAAATGAAGAGTTATTAGTTGATAAAAATTTTTTTGATTTATTAGAAAGCAATGGATTAATTTGGGGTTTTGTAAGTGGCGCAGAGTCTGCCTCGGCAAAATTTGTTTTAGAAAAAAGACTTGGTCTAAAATCACCACCATTAATATCTATGAGAGATGCGCCCGACAAGCCTGATCCAAAAGGCTTTATTAACTTATCCAAAAAACTTCTCGGAGATAAACTTGGTTCATCAAATATTCCTATTGGATATGTAGGAGATACTATCGCAGATATAAATACAGTTATGAACGCTAAAAAAGAAATTCCATCTCAGAAATTCATAAGTATTGGAATAGCTCCTCCTCATTTACATTCAAAGTCCCGATTAAAAGAACGAAATGCATACGAAAAAAATCTTCAAAAAGCAGGTGCTGAATTGATTTTAAATTCTATTTATGACCTCATAGATATTAATTTTGACTTATTTTAA
- the cobJ gene encoding precorrin-3B C(17)-methyltransferase, with translation MKGIAIGLSNNSKEILKRLKKTEFVKDIYIAGSPKEDGKGNQLIQVQKPREILLTKWPEIDLIIFIGSIAASIRIVNSFLTSKDQDPGVIVIDNKCSKIVPLIGLHQSNTQNIAFQIANLLGGEIIETNNSNDQSFLNLDAFGNQWGWKRSGNIKDWSKLVIKQANNEEIFCKQSSGNSLWKTSESGEIINQINKKETGKPNSTFNISIFKNHETTWHPPVLWIGIGCERNTSKELIANSLNNFLESRNLSQQSIAGFATIDIKKDERGILELAEEKNLPVKFFSKDDLSKIIVPNPSNIVQKEIGTPSVAEASSLMAAGEESKLLEEKRIFKDQSGAVTIAVAESKNQYNPTHGEIHIIGSGPGDISFLTSSAKKALSRCTVWIGYKMYLDLIKSLKRSDQVLIESKLTEEKERCSKAIKLAEEGIKVALISSGESGFYGMAGLVLELLQKIKKEYRSYFEVHPGISSVQLAAAISGAPLMNDFCTVSLSDKLTPWSLIKKRIEGALVGDFVIALFNPQSIERNWQLKSVIDICLQYRHGDTPVLIARQVGRENQTKKFFTLNTIPFKEVDMLSIIIIGNSQTTLIDGIFLTPRGYLQD, from the coding sequence TTGAAAGGAATTGCTATAGGTCTATCTAATAATTCAAAAGAAATTTTAAAAAGGCTTAAAAAAACTGAATTTGTCAAAGACATATATATTGCAGGTTCTCCAAAAGAAGATGGAAAGGGAAATCAACTTATTCAAGTACAAAAACCTAGAGAAATCTTACTAACAAAATGGCCGGAAATAGATTTAATAATTTTTATAGGCTCAATTGCTGCATCAATACGCATAGTGAATTCATTTTTAACCTCTAAAGATCAAGATCCAGGAGTTATCGTTATAGATAACAAATGTTCCAAGATAGTTCCTTTAATTGGCTTACATCAGTCAAATACACAAAATATTGCATTTCAAATTGCTAATTTACTCGGTGGCGAAATAATAGAAACTAATAATTCCAATGATCAAAGCTTTTTAAATCTTGATGCATTTGGAAATCAATGGGGTTGGAAAAGATCTGGAAACATAAAAGATTGGTCAAAACTAGTAATTAAACAAGCTAATAACGAAGAAATATTTTGCAAACAATCATCTGGTAATAGCTTATGGAAAACTTCAGAATCAGGTGAGATTATTAATCAAATTAATAAAAAAGAAACTGGAAAACCAAATTCAACATTTAATATAAGTATATTCAAAAATCATGAAACAACTTGGCACCCGCCCGTATTATGGATTGGCATTGGATGTGAAAGAAATACAAGCAAAGAATTAATAGCAAATTCTTTAAATAATTTTTTGGAGTCAAGAAATTTATCACAGCAATCTATTGCGGGATTTGCAACTATTGATATTAAAAAAGATGAAAGAGGTATTTTAGAACTTGCTGAAGAAAAAAACTTGCCTGTAAAGTTTTTTAGTAAAGATGATCTTTCAAAAATAATTGTTCCAAATCCATCAAATATCGTTCAAAAAGAAATTGGCACTCCTTCTGTAGCAGAAGCCTCTTCCTTAATGGCCGCAGGAGAAGAATCAAAATTATTAGAAGAAAAAAGAATTTTTAAAGATCAATCTGGGGCAGTAACTATCGCTGTAGCAGAATCAAAAAATCAATATAATCCAACCCATGGCGAAATACATATTATTGGAAGTGGTCCTGGTGATATCTCCTTCCTAACCAGTAGTGCAAAAAAAGCACTTTCAAGATGTACTGTTTGGATCGGATACAAAATGTATTTAGATTTAATTAAATCCTTAAAAAGAAGTGACCAAGTTTTAATTGAAAGTAAACTTACTGAAGAAAAAGAGAGATGCAGTAAGGCAATTAAACTAGCTGAGGAAGGAATAAAAGTGGCTTTAATTTCTTCAGGTGAATCTGGATTTTATGGCATGGCAGGTTTAGTTTTAGAATTACTTCAAAAAATCAAAAAAGAATATAGATCTTACTTTGAAGTACATCCAGGTATAAGTAGTGTTCAATTAGCGGCTGCGATTAGTGGAGCACCACTAATGAATGACTTTTGTACAGTAAGCTTAAGCGATAAATTAACTCCATGGTCTTTAATAAAAAAAAGAATTGAAGGAGCTCTTGTGGGTGACTTTGTAATAGCTTTATTTAATCCTCAATCCATTGAAAGAAATTGGCAGCTAAAAAGTGTAATAGATATATGTTTACAATATAGGCACGGGGATACTCCAGTTTTAATAGCTAGACAAGTAGGGAGAGAAAATCAAACCAAAAAATTTTTTACTTTAAACACAATTCCTTTTAAAGAGGTTGATATGTTATCAATAATAATTATTGGCAATTCTCAAACCACATTAATAGATGGAATATTTCTTACTCCAAGAGGCTATTTACAAGATTAA